A window of the Hydrogenobacter hydrogenophilus genome harbors these coding sequences:
- the mtnA gene encoding S-methyl-5-thioribose-1-phosphate isomerase: MEVKAFYWKGDHLLLLDQRELPEREVWLKLTDHLQVADAIKSMAVRGAPAIGCVASYGFILGIKKEDPQKVYQVLRNTRPTAYNLFWALERMMKALKEGKDPEKEAMSIEQEDYNANRRMGELGKDLIPDGANVLTHCNTGALATAGWGTALGVIRSAHYSGKKVHVFVNETRPYLQGSRLTAWELLKEGIPHTVITDMTAGFLMKKGLIDAVLVGADRITKRGDVANKIGTYTLSVLAKAHGVPFYVVAPTSTFDPNIESGEDIPIEERSEEEVKSFKNCTLAPKESRALHLAFDITPAENITAIITEEGIKYIKP; this comes from the coding sequence ATGGAAGTAAAAGCCTTTTATTGGAAAGGGGATCACTTGCTTTTGCTTGACCAGAGGGAGCTTCCAGAAAGGGAAGTATGGCTCAAGCTTACGGATCATCTACAGGTAGCTGATGCTATAAAGAGTATGGCTGTAAGAGGTGCACCTGCCATAGGATGTGTGGCAAGCTACGGTTTTATATTGGGAATTAAAAAAGAGGACCCACAAAAGGTTTACCAAGTTCTTAGAAATACGAGGCCTACTGCTTATAACCTCTTTTGGGCTTTGGAAAGGATGATGAAGGCTCTTAAGGAAGGGAAAGACCCCGAAAAAGAAGCCATGAGTATAGAGCAAGAAGACTACAACGCTAACAGAAGGATGGGAGAGCTGGGCAAAGACCTAATACCAGACGGAGCTAATGTGCTCACCCACTGCAACACAGGGGCCTTGGCAACAGCAGGCTGGGGAACCGCTTTGGGAGTTATAAGGTCTGCTCATTACTCAGGTAAAAAAGTGCATGTATTTGTAAATGAAACCAGACCTTACCTTCAGGGATCAAGGCTCACCGCATGGGAACTTCTCAAAGAAGGTATACCTCACACGGTAATAACAGACATGACTGCAGGCTTTCTTATGAAAAAAGGTCTCATAGACGCAGTTTTGGTAGGTGCAGACAGAATAACCAAAAGGGGAGATGTGGCAAACAAAATAGGCACTTACACCCTTTCGGTGCTGGCAAAAGCTCATGGAGTGCCTTTCTATGTGGTAGCACCCACCTCCACCTTTGATCCCAACATAGAGAGCGGAGAGGACATACCCATAGAGGAAAGGTCTGAAGAAGAAGTAAAATCTTTCAAAAATTGCACTTTGGCACCCAAAGAAAGCAGAGCTCTTCACCTAGCTTTTGACATAACACCTGCAGAAAACATTACCGCCATAATAACCGAAGAAGGTATAAAGTACATCAAACCATAA
- a CDS encoding glycosyltransferase family 2 protein has translation MANYPKLSVLIRAKDEEKNIGRAIKSVKDLADEVIVLDSGSKDNTVAIAKHLGAKVFFKEWEDYSSQLNYGIGLCEGEWVFVLDADEELTKELRQSIKTAINSGEFEVYMVNRRTYYMGRFLSHTWQPEWRIRLFKKGKVRFEGKLHEKVVFSGRVGKLKGYLNHYSFKSLYHHYAKSLDYARMMAESMKKEGRKFRIYNLLFNPFWSAFKVYFLKLGFLDGLRGLSVAFSTFLYVFLKYIFLLELELKERYGDELWK, from the coding sequence ATGGCTAACTATCCAAAGCTTTCTGTTTTAATTCGCGCAAAGGATGAGGAGAAAAACATAGGAAGAGCTATAAAAAGTGTTAAAGACTTGGCTGATGAAGTGATAGTTTTGGATTCAGGTTCCAAAGATAACACGGTAGCTATTGCCAAGCATTTAGGTGCTAAGGTGTTTTTTAAAGAATGGGAGGACTACTCAAGTCAGCTCAATTACGGTATTGGCTTGTGTGAAGGGGAATGGGTGTTTGTTCTTGATGCGGACGAAGAGCTAACAAAAGAGCTCAGGCAGTCCATAAAAACAGCCATAAATTCTGGTGAGTTTGAAGTTTATATGGTCAACAGGAGAACCTACTACATGGGAAGGTTCTTATCACACACTTGGCAACCAGAATGGAGAATAAGGCTTTTCAAAAAAGGTAAGGTGCGCTTTGAGGGGAAGCTTCACGAAAAGGTGGTGTTTTCTGGCAGGGTGGGAAAACTAAAAGGGTATCTTAACCACTACTCTTTTAAGAGCCTCTACCACCATTACGCTAAGTCCTTGGACTATGCCAGAATGATGGCAGAAAGCATGAAAAAGGAAGGAAGGAAGTTTAGAATCTACAATCTTTTGTTTAATCCTTTCTGGTCAGCCTTCAAGGTTTACTTTCTCAAACTTGGTTTTCTTGATGGTTTGCGTGGGCTTTCTGTTGCCTTTTCTACCTTCCTTTACGTTTTTTTAAAATACATATTTTTGCTTGAGCTTGAGCTAAAAGAGAGATACGGAGATGAGCTATGGAAGTAA
- the mnmG gene encoding tRNA uridine-5-carboxymethylaminomethyl(34) synthesis enzyme MnmG, with amino-acid sequence MMVDEFDVVVIGGGHAGIEAALASARMGAKTVMFVLNADSIGQMSCNPAIGGIAKGIVVREIDTLGGEMAKAIDATGIQFKMLNTRKGKAVWSPRAQADKKLYREYMKKVCENQENLYIKQDEVVDILVKDNKVVGVKTRLGLEYKAKAVVVTTGTFLNGTIYIGDKVFRGGRAWEPPSEGLSEFYKRNGFTLLRFKTGTPARLDKRTIDFSALEVAPGDDPPPKFSFWTDPVGTYWFSKGKPQVNCWITYTTPKTHEIIRKNLHRTALYGGLIKGIGPRYCPSIEDKVVKFPDKERHQIFLEPEGWDTIEIYPNGLSTSLPEEIQWELYRSIPGLEKVELIRPAYAIEYDVVPPTELYPTLETKKIRGLFHAGNFNGTTGYEEAAGQGILAGINAALRAFGKEPIYLRRDESYIGIMVDDLTTKGVLEPYRLFTSRSEYRLYLRQDNAILRLAHIGYNLGLLSEEQYKLVKELKKEIESWMEFYKSVKVAVAIGSDVRSYTPSQLLTSERSIEDIKELGFEIPEHPYVKEEVEIELKYEPYIERERKLNEKLKKLEDVRIPEDIDYDKIPSLTNEAKEKLKRFRPITVGQASRIDGITPATITALLAYLGKLD; translated from the coding sequence ATGATGGTGGACGAATTTGATGTAGTAGTTATAGGTGGTGGACATGCGGGTATAGAGGCGGCTTTGGCTTCTGCACGTATGGGTGCAAAAACTGTTATGTTTGTTTTAAACGCAGACAGTATAGGTCAGATGTCTTGCAATCCTGCTATAGGAGGCATAGCTAAGGGCATAGTGGTGAGGGAGATAGATACCTTAGGTGGTGAGATGGCAAAAGCTATAGATGCTACAGGGATACAGTTCAAAATGCTAAACACACGAAAGGGCAAAGCGGTTTGGTCTCCAAGGGCGCAGGCGGATAAAAAGCTCTACAGAGAGTACATGAAGAAAGTTTGTGAAAATCAAGAAAACCTTTACATAAAGCAAGATGAAGTAGTAGATATACTCGTAAAGGACAACAAGGTTGTTGGTGTGAAAACAAGGTTAGGATTGGAATACAAAGCTAAGGCTGTGGTGGTCACTACGGGCACTTTCCTGAACGGAACCATATACATAGGTGATAAAGTTTTCCGTGGAGGAAGGGCTTGGGAACCCCCCTCTGAGGGACTCTCCGAGTTCTACAAAAGAAACGGCTTTACACTTCTTAGATTTAAGACTGGTACTCCCGCAAGGCTTGACAAAAGAACCATAGACTTTTCCGCTCTTGAGGTAGCACCAGGAGACGATCCACCTCCCAAGTTTTCCTTTTGGACAGACCCTGTGGGCACTTATTGGTTTTCCAAAGGAAAACCCCAAGTAAATTGCTGGATAACCTATACTACTCCCAAAACTCACGAGATAATACGCAAGAACCTACACAGAACAGCCCTTTACGGTGGCTTAATAAAAGGTATAGGACCACGTTACTGTCCATCTATAGAGGACAAAGTGGTAAAGTTTCCTGACAAAGAGAGACATCAGATATTCTTAGAACCCGAAGGCTGGGACACTATAGAGATCTATCCCAACGGTCTTTCCACATCTCTACCAGAAGAGATCCAATGGGAGCTCTACAGAAGCATACCGGGGCTTGAAAAGGTGGAGCTTATCCGTCCTGCCTATGCTATAGAGTACGATGTGGTACCCCCAACAGAGCTTTACCCTACATTGGAAACTAAGAAGATAAGAGGGCTTTTTCATGCGGGTAACTTCAACGGCACCACTGGTTATGAAGAGGCTGCAGGACAAGGCATCCTTGCAGGTATAAACGCTGCACTCAGAGCCTTTGGAAAAGAACCCATCTACTTACGCAGGGACGAGAGCTACATAGGGATAATGGTTGACGACCTCACCACAAAGGGTGTATTAGAACCTTACAGGCTCTTCACCTCAAGGTCTGAGTATAGGCTATATCTTAGACAGGACAACGCAATTTTGAGGCTTGCGCATATAGGATATAACCTTGGACTTTTAAGTGAGGAGCAGTACAAGTTAGTCAAAGAGCTAAAGAAGGAGATAGAAAGCTGGATGGAATTTTACAAGAGCGTTAAAGTAGCGGTGGCTATAGGTTCTGATGTTAGAAGCTACACTCCCTCTCAATTACTCACTTCAGAACGCAGTATAGAAGACATTAAAGAACTGGGTTTTGAAATTCCTGAGCATCCTTACGTAAAAGAGGAGGTGGAGATAGAGCTAAAGTACGAACCTTACATAGAGAGAGAAAGGAAGCTTAACGAAAAGCTTAAGAAACTTGAAGATGTGAGGATTCCTGAGGACATAGACTACGATAAGATACCCAGTTTAACAAACGAAGCAAAGGAAAAGCTCAAGCGCTTTAGACCCATTACAGTGGGTCAGGCTTCACGCATAGACGGTATTACTCCTGCTACAATAACTGCACTTCTTGCTTACTTAGGAAAATTAGACTAA
- a CDS encoding 2Fe-2S iron-sulfur cluster-binding protein gives MAKVKINKKIFDIPVGVRFGELHHEIEKAGVEFGCTDGQCGVCVCTVKKGLEYLAEPSEAEEETLWRIGEYEENRRLTCQLVIEKEPPDIIEIETD, from the coding sequence ATGGCTAAGGTTAAGATAAACAAAAAGATCTTTGATATTCCTGTAGGTGTCCGGTTTGGTGAGCTTCACCATGAGATAGAAAAAGCAGGAGTAGAGTTTGGTTGCACGGACGGTCAATGTGGGGTTTGCGTATGCACAGTAAAAAAGGGCTTGGAATACCTGGCAGAGCCGTCAGAAGCCGAAGAGGAAACCCTCTGGAGAATAGGTGAGTATGAGGAAAACAGAAGACTAACCTGTCAGCTTGTTATAGAAAAAGAACCTCCGGATATCATAGAAATAGAAACGGATTAA
- a CDS encoding DEAD/DEAH box helicase: protein MEFNFQQLSEPLRKAIAELGFEEPTPIQKEAIPLALKGYDLMGQAATGTGKTAAFGIPIIEKINKGDGLKALVLTPTRELALQVKEQLYALSKYKGLKIAVFYGGTPVRRDVDFLGKTIPNIVVGTPGRIKDLINRGLLNLSGISFLVLDEADLMLDMGFAEDIEYIIAQTPTNRQTFLFSATIPKQIEVLAKRHLKEDYKVVKVISDQLKPKIEERLIKLSSPRQKISELEKLLREHLLEKVIIFVKTKKDAREISQELKNRGFNVVSLHGDMTQKQRENALRLFREGKVKTVVATDVASRGLDIKGVSLVINYHIPEDPEVYIHRIGRTGRIGSYGKAYSLITPEDSRALWRIKKVKERYTGV, encoded by the coding sequence ATGGAGTTTAACTTTCAACAACTTAGCGAACCCTTAAGAAAAGCTATTGCAGAACTGGGTTTTGAAGAACCCACACCCATTCAAAAGGAAGCCATCCCTTTAGCTTTAAAAGGATACGACCTTATGGGACAGGCAGCTACAGGAACAGGTAAAACAGCTGCTTTTGGCATACCAATAATAGAAAAGATAAACAAAGGTGATGGACTAAAGGCTCTTGTTTTAACGCCAACGCGCGAGCTTGCACTTCAGGTGAAAGAGCAGTTATACGCTCTTTCCAAGTACAAAGGACTCAAAATCGCTGTATTTTACGGTGGCACGCCTGTAAGAAGAGATGTAGACTTTCTCGGCAAGACCATACCCAACATAGTGGTAGGTACCCCCGGTAGGATAAAGGACCTTATAAACAGAGGATTGTTAAACCTGAGTGGCATCTCCTTTCTTGTCCTTGATGAGGCAGACCTTATGTTAGATATGGGTTTTGCGGAAGATATTGAGTATATAATCGCTCAAACGCCTACTAACAGACAGACATTTCTCTTTTCTGCCACCATACCCAAGCAGATAGAAGTTTTAGCCAAAAGGCATCTAAAAGAAGACTATAAAGTAGTAAAGGTCATATCTGACCAGTTAAAACCCAAGATAGAAGAGAGACTCATAAAGCTCAGCTCACCAAGGCAAAAAATATCCGAACTTGAAAAGCTTCTTAGAGAACATCTGCTTGAGAAAGTCATCATCTTTGTAAAAACTAAAAAGGATGCAAGGGAAATATCTCAGGAACTCAAAAACAGGGGTTTTAATGTGGTGTCCTTACATGGTGATATGACGCAAAAACAGAGGGAGAATGCTCTTAGGCTTTTCAGAGAAGGTAAGGTGAAAACGGTGGTTGCTACGGATGTAGCTTCAAGGGGTCTTGATATAAAGGGTGTGAGCTTGGTAATAAACTATCACATACCAGAGGACCCAGAAGTTTATATACACAGAATAGGTAGGACGGGAAGGATAGGAAGCTACGGAAAAGCTTATAGCTTGATAACTCCAGAAGACAGTAGAGCCCTCTGGAGGATCAAAAAAGTAAAGGAGAGATATACAGGAGTTTAG
- the mgtA gene encoding magnesium-translocating P-type ATPase, which produces MGSGSSEVLGISSKEAQERLKKYGYNKVEKGKRLSDWEILINQFKNPYTLLLLSVALLSIFLGEKTDTFVIASIVLLGSLLDFWQERGAYRTVEKLLSMVRVSATVIRDGEEKEIPIEYIVPEDIVVLRAGDMVPAEGTVLKEKDLFINEALMTGEAYPVEKKVGDYLYMGTHVVSGFGVMKVIKTGKDTEYGKILQRLKLGKGETDFEHGLRRFGYTLFEVATLLTLLVFAVNAYYNRGIINSLLFALSLGIGITPVLLPAVVSVGLSYGARHMARKGAIVKRLASIENFGSMTVLCCDKTGTLTEGKMKVYAFKNILDEDDKKVALFSYVNSYLQTGYKNPVDEAIKEWMRSEDISEFKKLDELPYDFNRKRLSVLVRRGEENLLITKGAYSHVLEVCSYAQIGGKIHDLHEVLENVEKVYTDYSQRGFRLIAIAYKVVEKESVSYEDEKDEIFLGFAVMHDPIKEDAKNVLKKLLDLGVELKIITGDNKLVAEYVAQQIGLQGGVISGEDFRKLSEEALISRVKDTFVFAELSPLQKDAVVRALRKAGYVVGYMGDGINDVAAMRSADVAISVENAVDVAKESADIVLLKADLETVIDAVLEGRKTFLNTMKYLFMQTSSNFGNVFSMAGASFLVPFLPMLPKQVLTANLLTDGAVMSIPTDTVDEDEIKSPKRWDMSFIKRFMFFFGILSSIFDYITFIFLLYIFKVRPEMFRSTWFLEGLLTQVLVLLVLRTKKAFTKTKPSPSLILTVVLVVWLGFFLPFTPLGNILELKPLDNRLYAFVFIITFTYLLSVEVLKKFFYKRYNF; this is translated from the coding sequence ATGGGGAGCGGTTCTTCTGAAGTTTTAGGTATATCCTCAAAAGAAGCTCAAGAGAGACTAAAAAAGTACGGTTATAACAAAGTTGAAAAAGGAAAAAGGCTAAGTGATTGGGAAATTCTTATAAATCAGTTTAAAAACCCTTACACTCTTTTGCTTTTGTCAGTGGCTTTATTATCCATTTTCTTAGGAGAAAAAACGGACACTTTTGTCATAGCAAGTATAGTTCTGTTGGGTAGTCTTTTAGACTTCTGGCAGGAAAGGGGAGCTTACAGAACAGTAGAAAAACTACTCTCTATGGTAAGGGTCTCCGCAACAGTGATAAGAGATGGTGAAGAAAAGGAGATTCCTATAGAGTATATAGTTCCTGAAGACATAGTAGTGCTAAGGGCTGGAGATATGGTTCCTGCTGAGGGCACAGTGCTCAAAGAAAAAGACCTATTTATAAACGAAGCTCTAATGACAGGGGAGGCTTACCCAGTAGAAAAGAAAGTGGGTGATTACCTCTACATGGGCACACATGTGGTCAGCGGTTTTGGTGTTATGAAAGTTATAAAGACTGGTAAGGATACTGAATACGGAAAGATATTACAGAGACTAAAGTTAGGCAAAGGTGAAACAGACTTTGAACACGGTCTTAGGAGGTTTGGCTATACCCTATTTGAGGTGGCAACTCTTCTCACACTTTTGGTATTTGCGGTAAATGCGTATTACAACAGGGGGATCATAAACTCTCTGCTCTTTGCACTGTCCTTAGGAATAGGTATAACACCGGTACTTCTTCCAGCGGTAGTAAGCGTTGGACTTTCTTACGGTGCGAGGCATATGGCTCGCAAAGGTGCTATAGTAAAAAGATTAGCATCCATTGAAAACTTCGGAAGCATGACAGTTCTTTGCTGTGATAAAACGGGAACGCTCACAGAAGGGAAGATGAAGGTATACGCTTTTAAGAACATACTTGACGAAGATGACAAGAAAGTAGCTCTATTTTCCTATGTAAACTCTTATCTTCAGACGGGTTATAAAAACCCTGTAGACGAAGCTATAAAGGAGTGGATGAGATCAGAAGACATATCTGAATTTAAAAAACTTGACGAGCTACCCTATGACTTTAACAGGAAGAGACTTTCAGTACTCGTAAGAAGAGGAGAAGAAAACCTTTTGATAACTAAGGGCGCATACTCTCATGTGCTGGAAGTGTGCAGTTATGCACAAATAGGAGGAAAGATACATGACTTGCATGAGGTTTTAGAAAATGTAGAGAAAGTTTATACAGATTATAGCCAGCGCGGTTTTAGATTGATAGCTATAGCCTACAAAGTTGTGGAAAAGGAATCCGTCAGTTATGAAGATGAAAAGGACGAAATATTTCTTGGCTTTGCAGTCATGCACGACCCTATTAAGGAAGATGCCAAAAATGTTTTAAAGAAGCTTTTAGATTTAGGTGTGGAGTTGAAGATCATCACAGGAGATAACAAACTCGTTGCGGAATATGTGGCGCAACAGATAGGTTTACAAGGTGGCGTCATAAGCGGTGAGGATTTCAGAAAACTTTCTGAAGAAGCTCTCATAAGCAGAGTAAAGGACACTTTTGTTTTTGCGGAACTATCACCTCTGCAAAAGGATGCGGTGGTCAGAGCTCTCAGAAAAGCAGGCTATGTGGTAGGGTATATGGGAGATGGAATAAACGATGTTGCTGCCATGAGAAGTGCGGATGTAGCCATATCTGTAGAGAACGCTGTAGATGTAGCAAAGGAAAGTGCAGACATAGTTCTTCTAAAAGCAGATTTAGAAACAGTCATAGATGCAGTATTAGAGGGTAGAAAAACCTTTCTGAACACTATGAAGTATCTATTTATGCAAACAAGTTCCAACTTTGGAAATGTGTTTTCCATGGCTGGTGCTTCTTTCTTAGTGCCCTTCTTACCTATGCTACCCAAACAGGTATTGACTGCAAATCTTCTAACGGATGGTGCGGTTATGTCTATACCAACAGACACAGTAGATGAAGACGAGATAAAAAGTCCAAAAAGGTGGGACATGAGCTTTATAAAGAGGTTTATGTTCTTTTTTGGTATTCTAAGTTCCATCTTTGATTACATAACCTTCATCTTCTTGCTGTACATATTCAAAGTCCGTCCAGAAATGTTTCGTTCCACATGGTTCTTAGAGGGGCTTCTTACTCAAGTCCTCGTATTACTCGTCTTACGCACCAAAAAAGCTTTCACGAAGACTAAACCATCACCTTCGCTTATACTCACTGTAGTGCTTGTTGTATGGCTTGGCTTTTTTCTACCCTTCACCCCTTTAGGTAATATACTGGAACTAAAACCTTTGGATAATAGACTCTACGCCTTTGTTTTTATAATCACCTTTACTTACCTTTTATCGGTAGAAGTTCTGAAGAAGTTCTTTTACAAAAGGTATAACTTCTAA
- a CDS encoding beta-ketoacyl-ACP synthase III, producing the protein MGTTIAGIGRYLPSKVLTNFDLEKMVDTSDEWITTRTGIKERRIADRESITHMAYIASLEAINSAGIKPEDIDIIIFATLTPELRFPSTACLLQAKLEASNAYAFDISAACSGFLYGLDLADAYIRSGRAKNILLVGAEKLSEIVNWEDRSTCVLFGDGAGAVVLSQGDGQILSSKMRSDGNFWEILYAPKCGYISMKGKELFKLAVRSMEEVCRQVIQEAGVSIEEVSMIIPHQANIRIMEALAEKLGIQKERVYSNIHKYGNTSAASIPIAMYEAYTEGKLRRGDLILLTAMGGGLTWGAVLLKF; encoded by the coding sequence ATGGGAACTACCATAGCAGGTATAGGAAGATATCTGCCTTCCAAAGTACTTACCAACTTTGATTTAGAAAAAATGGTTGATACATCTGATGAGTGGATCACTACAAGAACGGGAATAAAAGAGAGACGCATAGCGGATCGGGAAAGTATAACTCACATGGCTTACATAGCCAGTTTAGAGGCTATAAATTCTGCTGGCATAAAGCCTGAAGACATAGATATTATCATCTTTGCTACACTCACACCAGAACTGAGATTTCCTTCTACCGCGTGCCTTTTGCAAGCAAAATTAGAAGCCTCAAATGCCTATGCCTTTGATATATCAGCAGCCTGCAGTGGTTTCCTATACGGACTTGACTTAGCGGACGCTTACATAAGGTCTGGCAGAGCAAAAAACATACTCTTGGTTGGAGCGGAAAAGCTGTCTGAGATAGTAAATTGGGAGGATAGAAGTACCTGCGTGCTCTTTGGAGACGGTGCGGGTGCGGTGGTTCTCTCTCAAGGAGATGGCCAAATACTATCTTCAAAGATGAGATCGGACGGCAACTTCTGGGAGATACTGTATGCCCCTAAGTGTGGATACATAAGCATGAAAGGGAAAGAACTTTTCAAGCTTGCGGTTAGAAGTATGGAAGAGGTTTGCAGACAGGTTATACAAGAAGCAGGTGTGAGCATTGAGGAAGTTAGCATGATAATACCCCATCAAGCAAACATAAGGATAATGGAAGCACTTGCAGAAAAGTTGGGTATACAGAAAGAGAGGGTTTATTCCAACATACATAAGTACGGAAACACAAGTGCTGCATCCATACCTATAGCCATGTACGAAGCTTACACAGAAGGAAAATTAAGAAGGGGAGACCTAATCCTTCTTACCGCTATGGGAGGAGGGCTCACATGGGGAGCGGTTCTTCTGAAGTTTTAG
- the plsX gene encoding phosphate acyltransferase PlsX — MDKPRIAVDCMGGDYAPEEIVKGCLLASKEFDLILYLVGQQERIENILGKNYDKDRLQIVHAEDVVGMGEPPSNVLKKKKSSLYVAGLLLRENLADGLVSAGNTGAVLTVGKFLVGALEGIERPAIGVALPNPKGRTVLIDVGANVDCKPKHLLQFAIIGHTYAKEILGIQNPRVGILSIGEEEGKGNELVRESYILLKKSKLNFLGNAEGRDIYAGTFDVIVCDGFVGNVILKASESLGMAVLQMIKEEVQKSLLAKIGALLMKPALNNFKKKADFAEYGGIPLLGAKKPVIITHGRANAKAIKNAIRVASEFYLQHFNERLTEELRNLSPKEVKI; from the coding sequence ATGGATAAGCCAAGAATAGCAGTTGACTGTATGGGGGGAGACTACGCCCCCGAAGAGATAGTTAAAGGATGTTTGTTGGCTTCCAAAGAATTTGATCTAATCCTCTACCTCGTAGGCCAGCAAGAGAGAATAGAAAACATATTGGGAAAGAATTACGATAAAGACAGACTTCAAATAGTCCATGCGGAAGATGTAGTAGGTATGGGTGAGCCTCCTTCAAATGTGCTCAAAAAGAAGAAATCATCTCTATATGTTGCTGGGCTATTGCTCAGAGAAAATCTGGCGGATGGGTTGGTTTCTGCAGGAAACACTGGAGCGGTACTTACCGTAGGTAAGTTTTTGGTGGGTGCTCTTGAAGGTATAGAAAGACCAGCCATAGGTGTAGCTCTGCCTAATCCAAAGGGTAGGACGGTTCTTATTGATGTAGGCGCAAATGTGGATTGCAAACCTAAGCACCTTTTGCAGTTTGCCATAATAGGACATACTTACGCTAAGGAGATCCTTGGCATACAGAATCCAAGAGTAGGCATTCTCAGCATAGGTGAGGAGGAAGGTAAAGGCAACGAGCTTGTGAGGGAATCTTACATACTTCTCAAAAAAAGCAAGCTGAACTTTTTAGGAAATGCAGAGGGGAGGGATATATACGCTGGGACCTTTGATGTGATAGTGTGCGACGGTTTTGTGGGAAATGTGATACTAAAAGCTAGTGAAAGTCTTGGTATGGCAGTTTTGCAGATGATCAAGGAAGAGGTTCAAAAGAGCTTGCTTGCCAAAATAGGAGCCTTGCTTATGAAACCTGCCCTCAATAACTTTAAAAAGAAGGCGGATTTTGCAGAGTACGGAGGTATACCTCTATTGGGTGCAAAAAAGCCCGTTATAATAACTCACGGAAGAGCAAATGCAAAAGCTATAAAGAATGCCATAAGAGTAGCCAGCGAGTTCTACCTCCAGCATTTTAACGAAAGACTAACAGAAGAACTAAGAAACCTAAGCCCCAAAGAGGTAAAGATCTAA
- the rpmF gene encoding 50S ribosomal protein L32, protein MAVPKRKTSRWRRDQRRAQNFFSKVKPLSLSSCPNCGELILPHRVCPYCGHYKGREVIKIS, encoded by the coding sequence ATGGCTGTTCCTAAAAGGAAAACATCCAGATGGAGAAGAGATCAGAGAAGAGCACAGAACTTTTTTTCAAAGGTAAAGCCTTTGTCCCTTTCTTCGTGCCCTAACTGCGGAGAGCTTATACTTCCCCACAGGGTATGTCCATACTGTGGGCACTACAAAGGTAGGGAAGTTATTAAAATCAGTTGA